A region of the Litchfieldia alkalitelluris genome:
TTTGATTTGATCCACATGCGTTACGCGAAACTCTTTTTCTTCAAGTTTTTGGACAATCTTCTTAAGTCTTTCCTCGCTTATGTCACCTGGTAGGTTCAGTATAATTCTTCTTAGATACTTTTCACCATTATCAAGAGTTAATAAACCATCAATATTAATGTCCTTAATTAGTGTAACTAAATCCTTAATAGCACCCTTATGTTCTATCGTTGCAATTGTTAGTGTATATCCACCCGTTTTCATTCCAAAAGAATCCTCAAGAACATCCATTACATTTGCATGAGTAATAATTCCAATAAATTCGTCTGATTGATTTAATACAGCAATAAATGGTAATCTTCGAATTGTCAAGAATGTTTTAAAGAAGGAGTCTTCCTCAAAAATAAAAGCATCTTGATTTTTGATTAAAGGTTGGATTGGATCCACTTCAGTTCCTTTCTTCTCATATAAATACTCTAATAAATGGACTTTGTAAATAAGACCTATAAATTTTGTTCCACCATCCGCTAAAACAGGGATAGATCGGTAGCCCGTTTCCTTTAGATACTCATAAGCCTGTCCTACTGTGAAGCTTTCATCACAATGTTTCACTTCTGATTTATCTACAAAATTATAACGAATTTTCATGATTCCACTCCTCTCTATATGTATATTTTACCTTTTATTTGTAATTACGCATAGAGTGATAATTACAAATATGTTAAATTATGAACAATCCCTCCACTTAATTTCTTAGAATTTGAAGTGGTGGTTTTCAGAGTATTACTTCAGCGTTAATCTAGATTACATCAAATGAATTTCTCCCATGCTTAATCCGCTTACCTAAATACAAGCTATATACTGTTAAAACAAATCAAGTGCTTTAATTCTAGAAGCAGCTTCTATCAGTCTCTCTTCACTAGTTAATAAACCCACTCTTACATACCCTTCACCATGGGTACCAAAACCAATACCTGGTGCTACAACCACATGAGCTCTTTCTAGGAGTAGATCTGAGAAGCTTTCTGAAGTATATCCATGAGGCACCTTTAACCATGCAAAGAAAGATCCTTCGGGTGCTTTAACTTCCCATCCGATTTCCCGCAACGAAAGTATAAATGTGTTTTTTCTTTTTTCATATAACGATACAAGTTCGTGAACACATTCTTGCGATTCCAATAAAGCTGTTGCAGCGGCCTCTTGTATCGCACCAAATAGACTTACATACATATGATCTTGTAGCAAATTAATGGCTTCAATGACACTTTCATTTCCTACAGCAAAACCTACTCTCCAGCCAGCCATATTGTAAGTCTTCGATAGTGTGTATATTTCTATCCCAACTTCTTTTGCGCCTTTTGACTCAAGAAAACTTATCGGCTTTTTGCCATTAAACCCAACTGCTCCATAGGCAAAGTCATGGACAACACACAAATCATTTTTTTTAGCAAATGACACCGTTTCTTCAAAAAATTCTTTCGTTGCAATAGCACCTGTCGGGTTATTTGGGTAATTTAATAATAATAATTTAGCTTGATTTACAACCTCTTGAGATAATCTCGAATAATCTGGTAGAAAATTATTCTCTTCTAGCAACGGCATATACTCCATTTTTCCATGAGCAAGTTCAATACCCGACCAATAGTCCGGATATCCAGGGTCTGGAACAAGTGCTACATCTCCTGGATTCATAATACATTGAGGAATTTCGACTAAGCCTGCTTTCCCACCGAAAAGGATTGCAATTTCTTTTTCCGGATCTAACTCCACACCGTATTCTCTTTTATAAAACGACACTACGGCATCTTTGAGGAAGCCGTGACCTCTAAATGGAGAATATTTATGATGAATTGGTTGCTCCGCAGCCTGTTGTAAAGATGATACTATATGGGCTGGAGTTGGTTGGTCTGGATTTCCTTGACCTAAATTTATAACATCGTGACCCTCCGCAACGACTTTTCCAACCTTTTGAACTAAAGATGCAAAAAATTGCTTTGGTAATCTTTTTA
Encoded here:
- the cbpA gene encoding cyclic di-AMP binding protein CbpA, which produces MKIRYNFVDKSEVKHCDESFTVGQAYEYLKETGYRSIPVLADGGTKFIGLIYKVHLLEYLYEKKGTEVDPIQPLIKNQDAFIFEEDSFFKTFLTIRRLPFIAVLNQSDEFIGIITHANVMDVLEDSFGMKTGGYTLTIATIEHKGAIKDLVTLIKDINIDGLLTLDNGEKYLRRIILNLPGDISEERLKKIVQKLEEKEFRVTHVDQIK
- a CDS encoding pyridoxal phosphate-dependent aminotransferase, whose product is MKQFEQSDLLKRLPKQFFASLVQKVGKVVAEGHDVINLGQGNPDQPTPAHIVSSLQQAAEQPIHHKYSPFRGHGFLKDAVVSFYKREYGVELDPEKEIAILFGGKAGLVEIPQCIMNPGDVALVPDPGYPDYWSGIELAHGKMEYMPLLEENNFLPDYSRLSQEVVNQAKLLLLNYPNNPTGAIATKEFFEETVSFAKKNDLCVVHDFAYGAVGFNGKKPISFLESKGAKEVGIEIYTLSKTYNMAGWRVGFAVGNESVIEAINLLQDHMYVSLFGAIQEAAATALLESQECVHELVSLYEKRKNTFILSLREIGWEVKAPEGSFFAWLKVPHGYTSESFSDLLLERAHVVVAPGIGFGTHGEGYVRVGLLTSEERLIEAASRIKALDLF